One genomic region from Mytilus trossulus isolate FHL-02 chromosome 9, PNRI_Mtr1.1.1.hap1, whole genome shotgun sequence encodes:
- the LOC134684584 gene encoding uncharacterized protein LOC134684584 gives MCCIDVPFINRTFQVTFGVHQDDQLYYIGIEKLNFRIPFQHFTFGDDHEFLLYGILRLRYNIVDLASLNQFLVSFEVSMCWESYKNCDWQVMILDNAVLPKGKQNTHIGYALKDYSLSSWGLNNSVDTQNLNNFKKSLLYNDLDIGWYLSLRCKGGEKMLSAETNGSVCSDNVLAEHIHCQFINTCTEIQCCIPVPILQRSFYFSLNLDVCNYNLTVYIENFVYHKMLYEYNWGTEDSFWIKGVFRIRYHTFASFQMN, from the exons ATGTGTTGCATAGATGTACCATTCATCAATAGAACTTTTCAAGTTACATTTGGAGTTCACCAGGATGATCAGCTGTATTATATTGgtattgaaaaattgaatttcCGAATACCGTTCCAACATTTTACATTTG gTGATGATCATGAGTTTTTATTATACGGTATCCTTAGATTAAG gTATAATATTGTAGACTTGGCGAGTTTAAACCAGTTCCTTGTCTCGTTTGAAGTATCAATGTGCTGGGAAAGTTACAAAAACTGTGATTGGCAGGTGATGATACTGGACAATGCAGTATTACCAAAAGGGAAGCAAAACACGCATATCGGTTATGCCCTAAAAG ATTATTCATTATCATCGTGGGGCCTCAACAATAGTGTTGATACACAAAAtctaaataactttaaaaagtcACTCTTGTACAATGACCTAGATATTGGTTGGTATCTATCTTTAAGATGCAAAGGAGGAGAAAAAATGTTGTCTGCTGAGACCAATGGCTCAG tttgTAGCGACAATGTATTAGCTGAACATATTCATTGTcagtttataaatacatgtacggAGATTCAGTGCTGTATACCAGTACCAATCCTACAAAGATCGTTCTATTTTAGTCTAAATCTGGACGTTTGTAACTATAACTTAACAGTCTACATAGAAAATTTTGTGTACCATAAGATGTTATATGAATATAACTGGGGTACAGAAGACAGTTTCTGGATAAAAGGTGTATTCAGAATAAGGTACCACACATTTGCtagttttcaaatgaattag
- the LOC134684585 gene encoding uncharacterized protein LOC134684585, with product MKDLMEQLGISEFLQGEECSKSQTLLSSLINGWENECKIPMSMLPTNPGFVTCKIRESCTSLECCLIVEKLGRSFQLFIEIKPCLFQLRLGIEEMTFSMLLFDFEWGQPVEAWLFGLVRMKFTLTDLSAENQYLFDFSLSVCLEAAKKEPCYIVVNILEKYRLQKPNCDWNTKVSVSNFSYTEWLRANMVTTTKTLAPYLTSKLLFDMRIAAYLKDTTCHFNIHMSNKTNNGWTNGNIYFNINCEPPFDSSSNIDNS from the exons atgaaagatttGATGGAGCAATTAGGAATCAGTGAATTTCTGCAAGGAGAAGAGTGTTCTAAAAGTCAGACATTATTGTCATCATTGATAAATGGATGGGAAAATg AATGTAAAATACCGATGTCGATGCTGCCTACCAATCCAGGATTTGTTACGTGTAAAATACGGGAATCCTGTACATCTTTAGAATGTTGTTTAATCGTTGAAAAACTTGGAAGATCCTTTCAGCtatttatagaaattaaaccATGCCTTTTTCAACTGAGATTAGGTATAGAAGAGATGACCTTTAGTATGCTTTTATTTGACTTTGAATGGGGACAACCAGTCGAGGCCTGGCTGTTTGGTCTTGTGAGAATGAA ATTTACCTTAACTGACTTAAGTGCGGAAAATCAGTATTTGTTTGACTTTTCTCTAAGTGTATGTCTAGAAGCTGCGAAAAAAGAACCATGCTATATTGTTGTTAATATCCTTGAAAAATACAGACTTCAAAAACCAAATTGTGATTGGAATACTAAAGTTTCAGTATCAA ATTTTTCTTATACTGAATGGTTGAGAGCAAATATGGTTACGACAACTAAAACCCTTGCACCATACCTGACATCTAAACTGTTATTTGACATGAGGATTGCTGCCTATTTGAAGGACACCACTTGTCATTTTAACATTCACATGTCAAATAAAACGAACAATGGATGGACCAatggtaatatttattttaatataaattgtgAACCGCCATTTGATTCCAGTTCTAACATCGATAATAGTTGA